In the genome of Deinococcus yavapaiensis KR-236, one region contains:
- the truB gene encoding tRNA pseudouridine(55) synthase TruB, with protein sequence MPIFVVDKPLRLTSHDVVSRARRSLSTKRVGHTGTLDPLATGVLVLCVNDSTKLVQFMEHDSKDYLAWISLGASTPTLDAEGPIEERVSVDVPSEMRVREVLGRFLGRQQQVPPQYSALQVGGRRAYDVARQGGTLDLPARHVEIHDLALLGVFENLDASPRNLDGRTFALPEALGAFPTLLVRASVGSGTYIRSLARDIGAALGVPAHLAGLVRTRAGKFHLRQASGLDDLASAAPHGDLDAVNLPRIEADARLAKALRDGKKPESLLTGRYIVTCDGALVAVVDGDGERLRVVRAWA encoded by the coding sequence GTGCCGATCTTCGTCGTCGACAAGCCGCTTCGCCTCACCTCTCACGACGTCGTGAGCCGCGCTCGCCGTTCGCTGTCCACGAAGCGCGTCGGACACACGGGAACTCTCGATCCGCTGGCGACGGGCGTGCTCGTCTTGTGCGTGAACGACTCGACGAAGCTCGTGCAGTTCATGGAGCACGACTCCAAGGACTACCTCGCGTGGATCAGTCTCGGCGCGAGCACGCCGACCTTGGACGCAGAGGGACCGATCGAGGAGCGGGTGAGCGTGGACGTACCGAGCGAGATGCGCGTACGTGAAGTGCTCGGTCGGTTCCTGGGACGGCAGCAGCAAGTTCCGCCTCAGTACAGCGCCCTTCAAGTCGGGGGGCGACGTGCGTACGACGTCGCCCGTCAAGGCGGCACGCTCGATTTGCCCGCTCGTCACGTCGAGATTCACGACCTCGCCCTGCTCGGCGTGTTCGAGAACTTGGACGCCAGCCCGAGGAATCTCGACGGCCGAACGTTCGCGTTGCCAGAAGCGCTCGGGGCCTTCCCCACCCTGCTCGTGCGCGCGAGCGTCGGAAGCGGCACGTACATTCGCTCGCTCGCCCGCGACATTGGAGCCGCCTTGGGCGTGCCCGCCCACCTCGCCGGCTTGGTGCGAACGCGCGCTGGGAAGTTCCACCTTCGGCAAGCGAGCGGACTCGACGATTTGGCGAGCGCCGCGCCGCACGGCGACCTCGACGCGGTGAACTTGCCGCGCATCGAGGCGGACGCGCGGCTTGCCAAGGCCTTGCGGGACGGCAAGAAGCCCGAGTCGCTTCTGACGGGTCGGTACATCGTGACGTGCGACGGAGCGCTCGTCGCCGTGGTGGACGGGGATGGAGAGCGGTTGCGGGTCGTGCGGGCGTGGGCCTGA
- a CDS encoding Lrp/AsnC family transcriptional regulator — translation MAEVSLDAIDRRILDILQERGRIPNTELADEIGLTPAPCLRRVKRLEDEGVISRYVALLDKPRVGRDLTVFVHVTLDKQTKQGFTTFAEKMRARPEVLECYFCLGEYDFLLKVVVGDLETYQRFLVDVLAAMPEVSKTNSTIAAKEEKHTTKLILE, via the coding sequence ATGGCCGAAGTCAGCCTCGACGCGATCGACCGTCGCATTCTCGACATCCTGCAGGAACGCGGCCGCATCCCCAACACGGAACTCGCCGACGAGATCGGCCTCACGCCCGCTCCTTGCCTTCGGCGCGTCAAACGTCTCGAAGACGAAGGCGTCATCTCACGGTACGTCGCGCTGCTCGACAAGCCCAGGGTCGGCCGTGACCTCACCGTGTTCGTGCACGTCACCCTCGACAAGCAGACGAAGCAAGGCTTCACGACCTTCGCCGAAAAGATGCGCGCCCGCCCAGAAGTGCTCGAGTGCTACTTCTGCCTCGGTGAATACGATTTCCTGCTGAAAGTCGTCGTCGGCGACCTCGAAACGTATCAGCGCTTCCTGGTCGACGTTCTCGCCGCCATGCCCGAAGTCAGCAAGACGAACTCCACCATCGCCGCCAAGGAAGAAAAGCACACGACGAAGCTGATTCTGGAGTGA
- the ald gene encoding alanine dehydrogenase: MKIGLPKEIKVKENRVALTPGGVATLVRRGHTVLVERGAGIGSGFQDGEYEAAGASMGTAAEAWAAEMVVKVKEPIEAEYGFLREDLLLFTYLHLAADRPLTERLLESGTTSVAYETVQVEDGSLPLLTPMSEVAGRLAVQAGAYYLQKPNGGRGVLLGGVPGVQPGHVLVIGGGVVGTNAAKMAMGLGAKVTVLDVNQKRLAYLDDVFFGRLTTMMSSEANIRALLPETDLLIGGVLIPGAKAPHLVTRDMLSLMQEGSVIVDVAVDQGGCVETIKPTTHDDPVYTIDGVIHYGVANMPGAVPRTSTFALTNATFPYVAMLADQGLDALARSAALRKGLNTRGGKLTFAGVGEAFGLESVEPEAALA, from the coding sequence ATGAAAATTGGCTTGCCGAAAGAGATCAAGGTCAAGGAGAACCGCGTCGCCCTCACGCCCGGTGGGGTCGCCACGCTCGTCCGCCGAGGACACACGGTCCTCGTGGAGCGCGGCGCGGGAATCGGGTCGGGCTTTCAAGACGGCGAGTACGAAGCGGCGGGCGCTTCCATGGGCACGGCCGCCGAGGCGTGGGCGGCCGAGATGGTCGTGAAGGTCAAGGAGCCCATCGAGGCGGAGTACGGCTTTCTGCGCGAAGACTTGCTGCTCTTCACGTACCTGCACCTCGCCGCCGACCGCCCCCTCACCGAGCGGCTGCTGGAAAGCGGCACGACGAGCGTCGCCTACGAAACGGTGCAAGTCGAGGACGGTTCGCTGCCCCTGCTCACCCCGATGAGCGAAGTGGCAGGCCGCCTCGCCGTGCAGGCGGGCGCGTACTACCTGCAAAAACCCAACGGCGGGCGAGGCGTCCTGCTCGGCGGCGTGCCGGGCGTTCAACCCGGCCACGTTCTCGTGATCGGCGGCGGCGTCGTCGGCACGAACGCCGCGAAGATGGCGATGGGCCTCGGCGCGAAGGTGACGGTCCTCGACGTGAACCAAAAGCGCCTCGCGTACCTCGACGACGTGTTCTTCGGGCGTCTCACCACCATGATGAGCTCCGAGGCGAACATCCGCGCCTTGCTGCCCGAGACGGACTTGCTGATCGGCGGCGTGCTCATTCCGGGCGCGAAGGCCCCGCACCTCGTGACGCGCGACATGCTGAGCCTCATGCAAGAAGGCAGCGTCATTGTGGACGTCGCCGTGGACCAAGGCGGATGCGTCGAGACGATCAAGCCGACCACGCACGACGATCCGGTGTACACCATCGACGGCGTCATCCACTACGGCGTGGCGAACATGCCGGGCGCCGTGCCGCGCACGTCCACCTTCGCGCTCACGAACGCGACCTTTCCGTACGTGGCGATGCTCGCCGACCAGGGCCTCGACGCGCTCGCCCGCTCCGCAGCGCTGCGCAAGGGACTGAACACGCGCGGCGGCAAGCTCACGTTCGCGGGCGTCGGCGAAGCGTTCGGCTTGGAAAGCGTCGAGCCGGAAGCTGCGCTGGCCTAA
- a CDS encoding Asp23/Gls24 family envelope stress response protein: protein MNGQIIITEAALASLIGLTAHEVPGVVGMAPANFRDGILKVLGRAQSREGVVIAKEDGRFTADLYIVVAYGVNIPTVARNITDRVEHAVKTMAGIDLKATRVHAVGVSHG, encoded by the coding sequence TTGAACGGACAAATTATTATCACGGAGGCGGCCCTCGCCTCTCTCATCGGCTTGACGGCCCACGAAGTCCCAGGCGTCGTCGGCATGGCCCCCGCGAACTTCCGAGACGGCATTCTCAAGGTTCTCGGCCGCGCGCAATCGCGCGAAGGCGTCGTCATCGCGAAGGAAGACGGGCGCTTCACCGCCGACCTCTACATCGTCGTGGCGTACGGCGTGAACATCCCCACCGTCGCCCGAAACATCACCGATCGCGTGGAGCACGCCGTGAAGACCATGGCGGGCATCGACCTCAAGGCCACGCGCGTGCACGCCGTCGGAGTCAGCCATGGCTAA
- a CDS encoding DAK2 domain-containing protein encodes MANLSASQIAGALRYATDWLGVFREQVNALNVYPVPDGDTGTNMHLTMQSVRRELDTCDENDMRSVARAISYGALLGARGNSGVILSQLLKGFSEAIRDLRDVSAQQLTHALEAAQKSGYGAVMKPVEGTILTVARETAKGARGGTVTEVLQNALHAGREALARTPEQLPALKQAGVVDSGGQGYLYVIEGMLGHLEGRELPEAPKVESYAGEQFETEEFGYCTEFLMADATMPIEQIRELVAPFGDSLLVVGAEGYVKGHIHTNEPDDLLATVGRHGRMMRTKVEDMSEQHTEILAMAGAASRAEEEVPQSGLVAVASGYGLVKLFRSLGARIVSGGQTQNPSVQDIVDAVRSVSADKVIVLPNNKNILLAAGKAVELLGDKAVVVPTRTLGQGIGAALAFTAEATAEDLVSAMEEAAKRVTTLEVTRASRTTSIGGLDINEGDVIGLRDDELVHAGGSSEDAVVAMLQAAFEGQEIVTIFSGPQVTAERVDALKARIGEELPEVEVESHPGGPDLYDYLVTLE; translated from the coding sequence ATGGCTAATCTCAGCGCTTCTCAAATCGCCGGAGCTTTGCGGTACGCCACCGATTGGCTTGGCGTGTTCCGCGAGCAAGTCAACGCTCTCAACGTCTACCCCGTCCCGGACGGTGACACGGGCACGAACATGCACCTCACGATGCAAAGCGTGCGCCGCGAACTCGACACCTGCGACGAGAACGACATGCGAAGCGTCGCCCGCGCCATCTCCTACGGCGCCCTCCTCGGCGCGCGCGGCAATTCGGGCGTGATTCTCAGCCAGCTTCTCAAAGGCTTCTCCGAAGCCATTCGCGACTTGCGCGACGTGTCCGCGCAGCAGCTCACGCACGCCCTCGAAGCCGCGCAGAAAAGCGGGTACGGCGCGGTCATGAAGCCTGTCGAAGGCACGATCCTCACGGTCGCCCGCGAAACCGCGAAGGGCGCGCGCGGCGGTACCGTCACGGAAGTCCTGCAAAACGCTCTGCACGCGGGTCGCGAGGCCCTGGCGCGCACTCCCGAGCAGCTCCCGGCGCTCAAGCAGGCGGGCGTCGTCGACTCGGGCGGGCAAGGCTACCTGTACGTCATCGAAGGCATGCTCGGCCACCTCGAGGGCCGAGAGTTGCCCGAGGCTCCGAAAGTCGAGTCGTACGCGGGCGAGCAGTTCGAAACCGAAGAGTTCGGTTACTGCACCGAGTTCCTCATGGCCGACGCCACCATGCCCATCGAGCAGATTCGCGAACTCGTCGCGCCGTTCGGCGACTCGCTGCTCGTCGTCGGCGCGGAAGGATACGTCAAGGGCCACATCCACACGAACGAACCCGACGACCTACTCGCCACGGTCGGACGCCACGGCCGCATGATGCGCACGAAAGTCGAGGACATGAGCGAGCAGCACACCGAGATTCTCGCGATGGCGGGCGCCGCGAGCCGCGCCGAGGAGGAGGTTCCCCAGTCGGGCCTCGTCGCCGTCGCGAGCGGCTACGGACTCGTGAAGCTCTTCCGCTCGCTCGGCGCCCGTATCGTCTCGGGCGGGCAAACGCAAAATCCCAGCGTGCAGGACATCGTCGACGCCGTACGGTCCGTCAGCGCCGACAAGGTCATCGTCTTGCCGAACAACAAGAACATCCTGCTCGCCGCGGGCAAGGCCGTCGAGCTTCTCGGTGACAAGGCCGTCGTCGTGCCGACGCGCACCCTGGGGCAAGGCATCGGCGCCGCCTTGGCGTTCACGGCGGAAGCGACCGCCGAGGATCTCGTGTCCGCCATGGAGGAAGCGGCGAAGCGCGTCACGACCCTGGAGGTGACGCGCGCCAGCCGAACCACCAGCATCGGCGGCCTGGACATCAACGAAGGAGACGTCATCGGCTTGCGCGACGACGAGCTCGTGCACGCGGGCGGCTCGTCGGAGGACGCCGTTGTGGCGATGCTGCAAGCGGCGTTTGAAGGTCAGGAGATCGTGACGATCTTCAGCGGACCGCAAGTGACGGCGGAACGAGTCGACGCCCTGAAAGCTCGGATCGGCGAGGAGTTGCCGGAAGTCGAAGTCGAATCGCATCCGGGCGGCCCTGATTTGTACGATTACCTCGTGACGTTGGAGTGA
- a CDS encoding UDP-N-acetylmuramoyl-tripeptide--D-alanyl-D-alanine ligase — translation MIDPNIFSTAHPDARPAQRITWDSRLVDEATAFAALAGERMHGNAFISQALDRGAPFILSNLDVERGVKVDDATTALRQWARATRDRLGVPVVGVTGSVGKTTAKTFAAAGLGGVTTPGNLNTLNAIACFLLEHGESREPLVMEMGIDRVGEMRELVDLVAPSVGVVTVIGESHLEAFGSRAVIAREKGVILEAPGKLVGEAAAAEWYPGVPSYGFGQAASFRGEALQVSPSGATFSFRGVDVQVPNGRRPEAEAALLGMILAEMHQLDLSAAATRIGRANVPGGRNRVLPGAFTIIDDAYNAAPTSMRAALDALAVREGRRIAVLGDALELGPTAPKLHREVGEYARSKAHLTFGVGEFGALLAERSFDSREALIEALLAEVRAGDVVLVKASRGVGLDVVVEALKERQRALA, via the coding sequence ATGATCGACCCCAACATCTTCTCCACCGCCCATCCCGACGCCCGGCCTGCCCAGCGCATCACTTGGGACTCGCGCCTCGTCGACGAGGCCACCGCGTTCGCCGCCCTCGCCGGAGAACGCATGCACGGCAACGCGTTCATCTCCCAGGCCCTCGACCGAGGCGCCCCGTTCATCCTCTCGAACTTGGACGTGGAGCGAGGCGTGAAAGTAGACGACGCGACGACGGCCCTACGGCAATGGGCGAGGGCGACCCGCGACCGACTCGGAGTTCCCGTGGTCGGCGTCACGGGCAGTGTCGGGAAAACGACCGCCAAGACGTTCGCGGCGGCGGGACTGGGCGGTGTGACGACGCCCGGCAACCTCAACACCCTCAACGCGATCGCGTGCTTCTTACTCGAGCACGGGGAAAGCCGCGAGCCGCTCGTGATGGAGATGGGCATCGACCGCGTCGGGGAGATGCGCGAACTCGTCGACCTCGTGGCGCCGAGCGTGGGTGTGGTGACGGTGATCGGCGAATCTCACCTCGAGGCGTTCGGTTCTCGCGCGGTGATCGCGCGAGAAAAGGGCGTGATCCTCGAAGCGCCAGGCAAGCTCGTCGGCGAGGCGGCGGCGGCGGAGTGGTATCCGGGCGTGCCATCTTATGGCTTCGGGCAGGCGGCGTCATTTCGCGGCGAGGCGTTGCAGGTGTCGCCGAGCGGCGCGACGTTCTCGTTTCGCGGCGTGGACGTTCAAGTTCCCAACGGTCGCCGACCGGAGGCGGAGGCGGCGCTGCTGGGCATGATCCTCGCGGAGATGCACCAGTTGGACTTGTCGGCGGCGGCAACGCGAATCGGGCGCGCGAACGTGCCCGGCGGACGCAACCGCGTGCTTCCAGGGGCGTTCACGATCATCGACGACGCCTACAACGCGGCGCCGACGTCGATGCGCGCCGCGCTCGACGCGCTTGCGGTGCGTGAAGGCCGCCGAATCGCGGTGCTGGGGGACGCGCTGGAACTCGGGCCGACCGCGCCGAAGTTGCACCGGGAAGTCGGCGAGTACGCGCGGTCGAAAGCGCACCTGACGTTCGGCGTGGGCGAATTCGGGGCGCTGCTGGCCGAGCGCTCTTTCGATTCGCGTGAGGCGTTGATCGAGGCGTTGCTGGCAGAGGTGCGCGCGGGAGACGTGGTGCTCGTGAAGGCGTCGCGAGGCGTCGGTCTGGACGTCGTGGTGGAAGCGTTGAAGGAGCGTCAGCGTGCGCTGGCGTGA
- a CDS encoding phospho-N-acetylmuramoyl-pentapeptide-transferase, with amino-acid sequence MVLIATALLSWFLVGLFVRVSKARGWGQPIRSDGPQSHLSKAGTPTAGGIAFVVALSVVFAWIFVRYDVSDRDLTVMLTALGMGFIGLVDDLLKIRSRMVGGGKKELLAREKFPLQFLVGGAFAYFAWRLGAQVPGSPGAWFDIGLWTLVMVGSVNAFNFTDGLDGLLAGVTIIVLLPLLGVTPLASLMIGALLGFMWFNHHPARVFMGDMGSHAIGGLVAGAYVMNDWTWYLPIAALIPVVAVLSVVLQVVYFRRTGGKRLFKMSPIHHHFELSGWPESKVTVRFWLVTAVACGLVWTLAR; translated from the coding sequence GTGGTCTTGATCGCGACCGCGCTTCTCTCTTGGTTTCTCGTCGGTCTGTTCGTCCGTGTGTCGAAGGCGCGCGGTTGGGGGCAGCCCATTCGTTCGGACGGGCCGCAATCGCACTTGTCGAAGGCGGGAACACCGACGGCGGGCGGCATCGCCTTCGTCGTGGCCCTCTCGGTCGTGTTCGCTTGGATCTTCGTGCGTTACGACGTGTCAGACCGTGACCTCACGGTGATGCTGACCGCGCTCGGGATGGGCTTCATCGGTCTCGTGGACGACTTGCTCAAGATCCGCTCGCGCATGGTGGGCGGCGGCAAGAAAGAGTTGCTCGCCCGCGAAAAGTTCCCGTTGCAGTTCCTCGTCGGAGGCGCGTTCGCGTACTTCGCTTGGCGCCTCGGCGCGCAAGTGCCAGGCAGTCCGGGAGCGTGGTTCGACATCGGCTTGTGGACGCTCGTGATGGTGGGCTCCGTGAACGCCTTCAACTTCACCGACGGGCTCGACGGTTTGCTGGCGGGCGTCACGATCATCGTGCTACTGCCGTTGCTCGGCGTGACACCCTTGGCTAGCCTCATGATCGGCGCTCTCCTCGGTTTCATGTGGTTCAATCACCACCCCGCGCGGGTGTTCATGGGTGACATGGGGTCGCACGCCATCGGCGGGCTCGTGGCGGGCGCTTACGTGATGAACGACTGGACGTGGTACCTGCCCATCGCGGCGCTCATTCCGGTCGTGGCGGTTCTGAGCGTCGTGCTGCAAGTCGTGTACTTTCGTCGCACGGGCGGCAAGCGGCTGTTCAAGATGTCGCCGATCCACCATCACTTCGAGTTGTCGGGCTGGCCCGAGTCGAAGGTGACGGTCCGCTTTTGGCTGGTGACCGCCGTGGCATGCGGTCTCGTATGGACCTTGGCGCGCTGA
- the murD gene encoding UDP-N-acetylmuramoyl-L-alanine--D-glutamate ligase, whose protein sequence is MADILIYGLGRSGRGAARFARRQGWSASWLDAKPTAEDLALMDEFGFRRGSVEARYDFVVAAPGVPIDHPDLRRLRENDVEVIGEAEVAFRFRSAPIVGITGTAGKGGTSSLVSQLLTHVGVKAPLGGNFDPPLLDVIDDAEVAVAELSSFQLERVASFRPIVAVVTNLGVDHLDRHGSVEAYHAAKRNITRTQGPTDVLVLPEGLHVPTNAAVARFSNDRIALSDGREVLKGGELPEEHHPANAAAAVLAVEAALKRLGRAVDVAALRDGLLAARPVAGRFETVARRGGVRFVEDSIATRGLAVRAALQRSAAPVAWIVGGRDKGADLAELVDVAREKVSVTVGFGEDGEKFASYFHEHASVPMKLVTARDGEAAMREAVQVAFEALGGAGTVLLAPIGTSFDLYKDYKARGEAFKRAARQVALEVGA, encoded by the coding sequence ATGGCGGACATACTGATTTACGGCCTGGGGCGCAGCGGGCGTGGCGCGGCGCGATTCGCGCGCCGCCAAGGATGGTCGGCGTCGTGGCTGGACGCGAAGCCGACCGCGGAGGATCTCGCCCTCATGGACGAGTTCGGTTTTCGGCGTGGAAGCGTGGAGGCGCGGTACGACTTCGTGGTCGCCGCGCCGGGCGTACCGATCGATCACCCGGACTTGAGGCGGTTGCGGGAAAACGACGTGGAGGTGATCGGCGAGGCGGAAGTCGCTTTTCGGTTTCGATCCGCGCCGATCGTCGGAATCACGGGCACGGCTGGCAAGGGCGGCACGTCGAGCCTCGTGTCGCAACTCTTGACCCACGTCGGCGTGAAGGCTCCGCTCGGCGGAAACTTCGATCCACCGCTGCTGGACGTGATAGACGACGCCGAGGTGGCCGTCGCGGAACTGTCGAGCTTTCAACTCGAGCGCGTGGCGTCCTTTCGGCCCATCGTCGCCGTCGTGACGAACCTCGGCGTGGACCACTTGGACCGCCACGGCAGCGTCGAGGCGTACCACGCGGCGAAGCGCAACATCACGCGGACGCAAGGACCGACGGACGTCTTGGTGCTGCCCGAGGGGCTGCACGTTCCGACGAACGCGGCGGTCGCGCGCTTCTCCAACGACCGGATCGCGCTTTCGGACGGTCGCGAGGTGCTGAAGGGCGGCGAGCTTCCCGAAGAACATCATCCCGCGAACGCGGCGGCGGCGGTCCTCGCGGTGGAAGCGGCCCTGAAGCGCCTCGGCCGCGCCGTGGACGTCGCGGCCTTGCGAGACGGCCTGCTCGCGGCTCGGCCGGTCGCGGGGCGATTCGAGACGGTCGCGCGCCGAGGCGGCGTGCGCTTCGTCGAGGACTCGATCGCGACGCGCGGCCTCGCGGTGCGCGCGGCGTTGCAGCGCTCGGCCGCTCCCGTCGCGTGGATCGTGGGCGGGCGAGACAAGGGCGCGGACCTCGCGGAACTCGTAGACGTCGCTCGTGAGAAAGTGAGCGTCACGGTAGGGTTCGGCGAGGACGGCGAGAAGTTCGCGTCGTACTTCCACGAGCACGCGAGCGTTCCGATGAAGCTCGTGACGGCGCGCGACGGCGAGGCGGCGATGCGGGAGGCCGTGCAAGTCGCGTTCGAGGCGTTGGGCGGCGCGGGTACGGTGCTGCTCGCCCCGATCGGGACGAGCTTCGACTTGTACAAGGACTACAAGGCGCGCGGCGAAGCGTTCAAGCGCGCGGCGCGGCAAGTCGCTTTGGAGGTGGGCGCGTGA
- a CDS encoding FtsW/RodA/SpoVE family cell cycle protein, producing the protein MSLQLVLAQVLLLVLGVIGVGTARPDLIVDHGSKAVLALGLTFLLSRFKPKFFTSVALLGFLVCIALLILVLFVGEGGEWGGGKRWLDFGGPLRFQPSEFIKLALVLQLASFFARRGVAKKLISATAMIMLSTVLVLVEPDVGSTVLIFSLGLVLMFAAGVKFTSIGGFVAALGLLALPFASNYLERHPYITERFFGHVAELKDTNTKEATQIDLAHRDMTQGGLYGRGPDGPKYSLPAGHTDMVIASVAFSTGLLGVVTVIFAYWLIVQSGLSVAELAGRIRPMTPEIHAASIMAVGAMFMIVAQAFVNLAVAVGLFPVTGVPLSLVSYGFSSLLSKSVALAVMHSSIREIHAHLGLTKSGKKERKFEPVPAPAD; encoded by the coding sequence GTGAGCTTGCAACTCGTGCTCGCCCAGGTGCTCCTGCTGGTTCTCGGCGTGATCGGGGTGGGCACGGCGCGGCCCGACCTCATCGTCGATCACGGATCGAAGGCGGTCCTCGCGCTGGGTTTGACGTTTTTGCTGTCGAGGTTCAAGCCGAAGTTCTTCACGTCGGTCGCCCTGCTCGGATTTCTCGTGTGCATCGCGCTGCTGATCCTCGTGTTGTTCGTCGGGGAGGGCGGCGAGTGGGGCGGCGGGAAGCGTTGGCTGGACTTCGGCGGGCCGTTGCGCTTCCAGCCGTCGGAGTTCATCAAGCTCGCGCTCGTGCTGCAGCTCGCGTCGTTCTTCGCGCGGCGCGGCGTCGCGAAGAAGCTCATCAGCGCGACGGCGATGATCATGCTGTCCACCGTCCTCGTGCTCGTAGAGCCCGACGTCGGCTCCACCGTGCTGATCTTCTCGCTGGGCCTCGTGCTGATGTTCGCCGCCGGCGTGAAGTTCACGTCCATCGGCGGATTCGTGGCGGCCCTGGGGTTGCTGGCGTTGCCGTTCGCGTCGAACTACCTGGAGCGCCATCCGTATATCACCGAGCGGTTCTTCGGACACGTGGCCGAACTGAAGGACACGAACACGAAGGAGGCCACGCAAATCGATCTCGCGCACCGCGACATGACGCAAGGCGGCTTGTACGGTCGTGGGCCTGACGGTCCGAAGTACAGCCTTCCGGCAGGACACACGGACATGGTGATCGCGTCCGTGGCGTTCAGCACGGGTCTGCTGGGCGTCGTGACGGTGATCTTCGCGTACTGGTTGATCGTACAAAGCGGTCTCAGCGTGGCCGAGCTCGCGGGGCGAATACGGCCGATGACGCCCGAGATTCACGCGGCGAGCATCATGGCGGTCGGCGCGATGTTCATGATCGTGGCGCAGGCGTTCGTGAATCTCGCCGTGGCCGTCGGGCTTTTTCCGGTGACGGGCGTGCCGTTGTCGCTCGTGAGCTACGGCTTTTCGAGTTTGTTGTCCAAGAGCGTCGCGCTCGCCGTGATGCACTCGTCGATTCGCGAGATTCACGCGCACCTCGGCCTCACGAAGAGCGGAAAGAAGGAGCGGAAGTTCGAGCCCGTTCCCGCTCCGGCGGACTGA
- the murG gene encoding undecaprenyldiphospho-muramoylpentapeptide beta-N-acetylglucosaminyltransferase produces MSHVVLATGGTGGHIFPAVALARELRARGLEVTLLGQRGGMEERIAGEANLPFVGVSAGKLARSKPDPREVLRAIKGFREARSFLRKARPGCVVGFGGFASLPGVLGAQALGIPTVLHEQNARLGLTQRLALRRAKFVATAYPDVKGLSEGRGVLVGMPVREDRVQRAQALRKLGLQDGPLTIYVTGGSQGSLALNDQVPGVLEGLFGVEGLWARGSVQVLHSTGTRWIGRVSAATKHLTWYKTSGFVDAVAAWAAADLAICRSGTGTLAEAAFHGVPLVMVPLPSSAENHQLFNARSVEAAGAGRVVEEAHLGRDLGSVVLQCLAADVRAGMHAAALARSSSGAPQKLADLVVQAIGSSSPLRSSQGLA; encoded by the coding sequence GTGAGTCATGTCGTCCTCGCCACGGGAGGCACCGGAGGGCACATCTTTCCGGCGGTCGCGCTCGCGCGTGAGTTGCGAGCGCGAGGCTTAGAGGTGACCCTGCTCGGTCAGCGGGGCGGCATGGAGGAGCGCATCGCGGGCGAGGCGAACTTGCCGTTCGTCGGGGTGAGCGCCGGGAAGCTCGCGCGTTCCAAACCGGATCCACGAGAAGTGCTGCGCGCCATCAAAGGCTTTCGGGAAGCGCGCTCGTTTCTGCGCAAAGCGCGTCCCGGGTGCGTCGTGGGCTTCGGCGGCTTCGCGAGCTTGCCGGGCGTGCTCGGCGCGCAGGCGCTCGGCATTCCCACGGTGCTGCACGAGCAAAACGCCCGCCTGGGCCTGACGCAACGCCTCGCGCTGCGGCGAGCCAAGTTCGTCGCGACCGCGTACCCCGACGTCAAGGGGCTCTCGGAAGGGCGCGGCGTTCTCGTCGGAATGCCCGTGCGCGAAGATCGCGTGCAGCGCGCCCAGGCGTTGCGCAAGCTCGGCTTGCAAGACGGTCCCTTGACGATCTACGTGACGGGCGGTTCGCAAGGCAGTCTCGCCCTCAACGACCAAGTCCCCGGCGTGCTCGAAGGGCTGTTCGGCGTGGAAGGATTGTGGGCGCGCGGCTCGGTGCAAGTGCTTCACTCCACGGGAACGCGCTGGATCGGCCGCGTGTCGGCGGCGACGAAGCACCTGACGTGGTACAAGACGTCGGGCTTCGTGGACGCGGTCGCGGCATGGGCGGCGGCCGACCTCGCGATTTGCCGTTCCGGCACCGGCACCCTCGCCGAGGCGGCCTTTCACGGCGTGCCCCTCGTGATGGTGCCTCTGCCTTCGAGCGCGGAGAATCACCAGCTGTTCAACGCGCGCAGCGTGGAAGCGGCGGGCGCGGGACGTGTCGTGGAGGAAGCGCACCTCGGGCGCGACCTCGGCTCGGTCGTGCTGCAGTGCCTCGCGGCCGACGTGCGCGCGGGAATGCACGCCGCCGCGCTCGCTCGGTCTTCGTCGGGCGCGCCGCAGAAGCTCGCCGACCTCGTCGTTCAGGCCATCGGCTCCTCGTCTCCTCTTCGTTCTTCCCAAGGCCTCGCATGA